The following are from one region of the Actinoplanes sp. L3-i22 genome:
- a CDS encoding class I SAM-dependent methyltransferase, whose translation MSAVDFGRTAADYARHRAGFPAALLERLTPYRIGEAGQRVLDLGTGTGSLARLFATRGADVTGLDPAEPLLEQARRLTREAGLSITYVTGAAEETGLPDASFDVVTAGQCWHWFRGDEAAAEARRLLRPGGRIVIAHFDWLPLPGNLVEVTERLIRAHNPGWALSGGTGLYPRWLTDLRTAGFSGVETFSFDVDVPYTRESWVGRIRASAGVAASLPPPAVERFSAELTALIPPGDLAVPHRVWAVVARN comes from the coding sequence ATGAGCGCGGTGGATTTCGGGCGGACGGCTGCCGACTACGCCCGGCACCGGGCCGGATTCCCGGCGGCGCTGCTGGAGCGGCTGACCCCGTACCGGATCGGCGAAGCCGGGCAGCGCGTGCTGGACCTCGGCACCGGAACCGGCAGCCTGGCCCGCCTCTTCGCGACCCGCGGCGCCGACGTGACCGGTCTTGATCCGGCCGAGCCACTCCTGGAGCAGGCCCGCCGGTTGACTCGCGAGGCCGGTCTGAGCATCACCTACGTCACCGGCGCCGCCGAGGAGACCGGCCTGCCGGACGCCTCGTTCGACGTGGTCACGGCCGGTCAGTGCTGGCACTGGTTCCGCGGGGACGAGGCCGCCGCCGAGGCGCGCCGGCTGCTCCGCCCGGGCGGCCGGATCGTGATCGCGCACTTCGACTGGCTGCCGCTGCCGGGCAACCTGGTCGAGGTCACCGAGCGGCTGATCCGGGCGCACAACCCGGGCTGGGCGCTGTCCGGCGGCACCGGCCTGTACCCGCGCTGGCTCACCGACCTGCGCACGGCCGGTTTCAGCGGGGTGGAGACGTTCTCGTTCGACGTCGACGTGCCGTACACCCGGGAGTCCTGGGTGGGCCGGATCCGCGCCAGCGCCGGCGTCGCGGCGAGCCTGCCACCCCCGGCGGTCGAGCGCTTCTCGGCCGAGCTGACCGCGCTGATCCCACCCGGCGACCTCGCCGTGCCACATCGCGTGTGGGCGGTCGTCGCCCGCAATTGA
- a CDS encoding MarR family winged helix-turn-helix transcriptional regulator produces the protein MEEESLHEAFWAVSRRMREHAKREMEPWGIAPSQGRALSRLMSDGEMRLSALAERLRIAPRSATEVVDDLQERGLVVRRPDPDDRRATLVALTEQGRTTGSEIRAARAAASERLFAALDETDRATLGRILRQLAAG, from the coding sequence GTGGAGGAAGAGTCGTTGCACGAGGCGTTCTGGGCGGTCAGCCGGCGGATGCGGGAGCACGCCAAGCGGGAGATGGAGCCCTGGGGCATCGCGCCGTCGCAGGGCCGGGCGCTGAGCCGGCTGATGTCCGACGGCGAGATGCGGCTCAGCGCGCTCGCCGAGCGGCTGCGGATCGCCCCGCGCTCGGCGACCGAGGTGGTCGACGATCTTCAGGAGCGGGGGCTGGTCGTGCGCCGGCCCGACCCGGACGACCGCCGCGCGACGCTGGTCGCGCTCACCGAGCAGGGGCGGACCACCGGCAGCGAGATCAGGGCGGCCCGGGCCGCCGCCAGCGAGCGGCTGTTCGCCGCGCTGGACGAGACCGATCGGGCCACCCTCGGGCGCATCCTGCGGCAGCTCGCGGCTGGGTGA
- a CDS encoding MMPL family transporter, giving the protein MRRAWASLLLALVLGGLVIGLSGSAKVTNDPNASLPSSAESTRVAQLQKELPSGRTSAALIVVAKGGQALTDADLATVTPLGLPILSADRKAAIISVPLPAGVSSEETIKQVADLRAKARAGLPADVTAQVTGGAGFSADLADSFTGANTRLLLVTVVVVALLLLVTYRSPLLWLVPLIVVGLADRVSTGVIALISQHTSLPVSGSTTGIVTVLVFGAGTDYALLLISRYREELHHHENRFEAMAKALRGAGPAIAASAGTVILSLLTLLLASLQSNVSLGVTAAAGIAVAALFALLVLPAALVACGRGLFWPFVPRVGTGGVEAEKGLWARVAHGVARRPIVVTVASVIILGVLSAGGLGTRLGLSQTEQFRVESESVAGLETLSKYFPAGAASPTVVLTSPDRAQAVLATITATPGVAQARLAEQTTSQASIQVILNAAPDTTQAFDAIRALRSSLDGEALVGGSVATSLDTRNATRHDLIVIAPVILLVVLLVLILLLRALVAPLLLIVTVIISYGAALGAGSFLFGHALDNQVPLFSFLFLVALGVDYNIFLVTRAREEAGKRGTRAGMIHAVAVTGAVITSAGILLAAVFAVLGVLPVITLTQIGVIVMIGVLLDTLLVRTVLVPALATILGDRFWWPGRPQAPDQVGGPTPAVRADWDEVDRAKLPEHADKK; this is encoded by the coding sequence ATGAGACGGGCATGGGCATCACTGCTCCTGGCCCTGGTGCTCGGCGGTCTGGTGATCGGCCTCTCCGGGTCGGCCAAGGTCACCAACGACCCGAACGCCTCGCTGCCGTCGTCCGCCGAGTCCACCCGGGTGGCTCAACTGCAGAAGGAGCTGCCCTCCGGCCGGACGAGCGCGGCCCTGATCGTGGTCGCGAAGGGCGGCCAGGCGCTGACCGACGCCGACCTGGCCACGGTCACGCCACTGGGCCTGCCGATCCTCAGCGCGGACCGGAAGGCCGCGATCATCTCGGTGCCGCTGCCGGCCGGCGTCTCGTCCGAGGAGACCATCAAGCAGGTCGCCGACCTGCGCGCCAAGGCCCGGGCCGGGCTGCCCGCCGACGTGACCGCGCAGGTCACCGGCGGGGCCGGGTTCAGCGCCGACCTGGCCGACAGCTTCACCGGGGCGAACACCCGGCTGCTGCTGGTCACCGTGGTGGTGGTCGCGCTGCTGCTGCTGGTCACCTACCGCAGCCCGCTGCTCTGGCTGGTCCCGCTGATCGTGGTCGGGCTCGCCGACCGGGTCTCCACCGGGGTGATCGCACTGATCTCCCAGCACACCAGCCTGCCGGTGAGCGGCTCCACCACCGGCATCGTGACCGTGCTGGTGTTCGGCGCGGGCACCGACTACGCGCTGCTGCTGATCTCCCGCTACCGGGAGGAGCTGCACCACCACGAGAACCGGTTCGAGGCGATGGCCAAGGCACTGCGCGGGGCCGGGCCGGCCATCGCGGCGAGCGCCGGCACGGTCATCCTGAGCCTGCTCACGCTGCTGCTGGCCAGCCTGCAGAGCAACGTGTCGCTGGGCGTCACGGCCGCGGCCGGCATCGCGGTCGCCGCGCTCTTCGCGCTGCTGGTGCTCCCGGCCGCGCTGGTGGCCTGCGGGCGCGGGCTGTTCTGGCCGTTCGTGCCGCGGGTCGGCACCGGCGGCGTCGAGGCGGAGAAGGGACTGTGGGCGCGGGTCGCGCACGGGGTCGCCCGCCGGCCGATCGTGGTGACCGTGGCCTCGGTGATCATCCTCGGGGTGCTCTCCGCCGGCGGCCTCGGCACCCGGCTCGGGCTGTCGCAGACCGAGCAGTTCCGGGTCGAGTCCGAGTCGGTGGCCGGCCTGGAGACGCTGTCGAAGTACTTCCCGGCCGGCGCGGCCAGCCCGACCGTCGTGCTGACCAGCCCGGACCGGGCCCAGGCGGTGCTCGCGACGATCACCGCGACGCCCGGGGTGGCGCAGGCCCGGCTCGCCGAGCAGACCACCTCCCAGGCCAGCATCCAGGTGATCCTGAACGCGGCGCCGGACACCACGCAGGCGTTCGACGCGATCCGGGCGCTGCGCTCGTCGCTCGACGGCGAGGCGCTCGTCGGCGGCAGCGTGGCGACCAGCCTGGACACCCGGAACGCGACCCGGCACGACCTGATCGTCATCGCTCCGGTGATCCTGCTGGTGGTGCTGCTCGTGCTGATCCTGCTGCTCCGCGCGCTGGTCGCGCCGCTGCTGCTGATCGTCACGGTGATCATCAGCTACGGGGCGGCGCTCGGGGCCGGGTCGTTCCTGTTCGGCCATGCGCTGGACAACCAGGTGCCGCTCTTCTCGTTCCTGTTCCTGGTCGCGCTCGGGGTGGACTACAACATCTTCCTGGTCACCCGGGCGCGGGAGGAGGCCGGCAAGCGCGGCACCCGGGCCGGCATGATCCACGCGGTGGCGGTCACCGGGGCGGTGATCACCAGCGCGGGCATCCTGCTGGCGGCGGTGTTCGCGGTGCTCGGGGTCCTGCCGGTGATCACCCTGACCCAGATCGGCGTGATCGTGATGATCGGCGTCCTGCTGGACACGCTGCTCGTCCGGACGGTGCTGGTCCCGGCCCTGGCCACGATCCTCGGCGACCGCTTCTGGTGGCCGGGCCGCCCGCAGGCCCCGGACCAGGTCGGCGGCCCGACGCCGGCGGTCCGCGCCGACTGGGACGAGGTCGACCGGGCGAAGCTGCCGGAGCACGCCGACAAGAAGTGA
- a CDS encoding ABC transporter ATP-binding protein: MTPAEKAQAKSVSLRRIGALFNGHRKQLTLVVAIIVVASVLGMASPFLLREIIDVALPQSDLRLLSWLVAGMIVVAAITSVLGVLQTWISTTVGQRVMHRLRVDVFSHLQRQSVGFFTRTRTGEVQSRITNDIGGMQSVVTSTATSIAANLTTVVATIVAMVALTWQLTLISLLVLPPAILLTRRVARMRQKITAARQRELAELNVIIEEGLSINGIQLSKTMGAGDAQITRFTGSSGRLIDLELRSELAGRWRMAAMNIIFAVIPATIYLAAGLPFAAGAMSIGTLVAFTALQGNLFRPLMSLLDVSVTMTSSLALFARIFEYLDLPVEIASPANPVRLEDVRGHLRFEDVTFAYDGRSPAALSGVTLDVPAGSSLALVGETGSGKSTTAALIARLHDPTSGRVTIDGVSLRDLDLSDLSDIVGVVSQETYLLHTTIRENLRYAKPSATDAEIEAACRAAQIHTLVSGLPEGYDTMVGSRGHRFSGGEKQRIAIARTLLRDPRILVLDEATSALDNETERAVQRAFDELSRGRTTVTIAHRLSTVRDADQIVVLDHGRILESGDHDTLIGAGGRYAVLARAGQPSTVDAS, encoded by the coding sequence GTGACCCCCGCGGAGAAGGCGCAAGCCAAATCCGTCTCACTGCGCCGCATCGGCGCGTTGTTCAACGGTCACCGCAAGCAGCTCACGCTGGTGGTGGCGATCATCGTGGTGGCGTCCGTGCTCGGCATGGCGTCGCCGTTCCTGCTCCGCGAGATCATCGACGTGGCCCTGCCGCAGAGCGACCTGCGCCTGCTGTCCTGGCTGGTGGCCGGCATGATCGTGGTCGCCGCGATCACGTCCGTGCTCGGCGTGCTGCAGACCTGGATCTCGACCACCGTCGGCCAGCGGGTCATGCATCGGCTGCGCGTCGACGTCTTCAGCCACCTGCAGCGGCAGTCGGTCGGCTTCTTCACCCGCACCCGCACCGGCGAGGTGCAGTCCCGGATCACCAACGACATCGGCGGCATGCAGTCCGTGGTCACCTCGACCGCGACCAGCATCGCGGCCAACCTGACCACTGTGGTCGCCACCATCGTCGCGATGGTCGCGCTGACCTGGCAGCTCACCCTGATCTCGCTGCTCGTGCTGCCGCCGGCGATCCTGCTCACCCGCCGCGTCGCCCGGATGCGGCAGAAGATCACCGCCGCCCGCCAGCGCGAGCTGGCCGAGCTCAACGTGATCATCGAGGAGGGCCTGTCGATCAACGGCATCCAGCTCTCCAAGACGATGGGCGCCGGCGACGCGCAGATCACCCGGTTCACCGGCTCGTCCGGCCGGCTGATCGACCTGGAGCTGCGCTCCGAGCTGGCCGGTCGCTGGCGGATGGCCGCCATGAACATCATCTTCGCGGTCATCCCGGCGACCATCTACCTGGCCGCGGGCCTGCCGTTCGCGGCCGGCGCGATGAGCATCGGCACCCTGGTCGCGTTCACCGCGCTGCAGGGGAACCTGTTCCGCCCGCTGATGAGCCTGCTCGACGTGAGCGTGACGATGACCAGCTCGCTGGCGCTGTTCGCGCGGATCTTCGAATACCTGGACCTGCCGGTCGAGATCGCCTCCCCGGCGAACCCGGTGCGCCTTGAAGATGTCCGCGGCCACCTGCGATTCGAGGATGTGACCTTTGCGTACGACGGTCGCTCGCCGGCTGCGCTCTCCGGGGTGACCCTGGACGTTCCCGCCGGCAGTTCGCTCGCCCTGGTGGGGGAGACCGGATCGGGGAAGAGCACGACCGCCGCACTGATCGCGCGCCTGCACGACCCGACCTCGGGCCGGGTCACCATCGACGGCGTCTCGCTCCGCGACCTTGATCTTTCCGATTTGTCGGACATAGTGGGCGTGGTGAGCCAGGAGACCTACCTGCTGCACACCACGATCCGGGAGAACCTGCGCTACGCGAAGCCGTCCGCGACCGACGCGGAGATCGAGGCGGCCTGCCGGGCCGCGCAGATCCACACGCTGGTCAGCGGCCTGCCGGAGGGGTACGACACGATGGTCGGCTCGCGCGGCCACCGGTTCTCCGGCGGCGAGAAGCAGCGCATCGCGATCGCCCGCACGCTGCTGCGGGACCCGCGGATCCTGGTCCTCGACGAGGCGACCAGCGCCCTGGACAACGAGACCGAGCGGGCCGTGCAGCGCGCGTTCGACGAGCTGTCCCGTGGCCGGACCACGGTGACCATCGCGCACCGCCTGTCCACGGTCCGGGACGCCGACCAGATCGTCGTCCTCGACCACGGCCGGATTTTGGAGTCCGGTGACCACGACACGCTGATCGGGGCCGGCGGGCGGTATGCGGTGCTCGCCCGCGCCGGGCAGCCGTCCACCGTTGACGCTTCGTGA
- a CDS encoding MarR family winged helix-turn-helix transcriptional regulator — protein MERRRLRSRLVDLLNAYASEANHIGHAFAGRNHLHGPDLHALLAVMHAERAGVPLTPGRLGETMGLSSGATTAMIDRLERDGHLRRTRESTDRRVVHLRYGESGMALAQAFFTPLAPRTDLVMAGFDVAELQVVERFVQGMVETLLNYRDELRG, from the coding sequence ATGGAACGGCGGCGCCTGCGCTCCCGGCTCGTCGACCTGCTCAACGCGTACGCCAGCGAGGCCAACCACATCGGGCACGCCTTCGCCGGTCGCAACCACCTGCACGGCCCCGACCTGCACGCACTGCTCGCGGTGATGCACGCCGAGCGGGCCGGTGTGCCGCTGACCCCGGGCCGGCTCGGCGAGACGATGGGGCTCTCCTCCGGCGCCACCACCGCGATGATCGACCGGCTCGAACGCGACGGGCACCTGCGCCGGACGCGGGAGAGCACCGATCGGCGGGTCGTGCACCTGCGCTACGGCGAGTCCGGGATGGCGCTGGCGCAGGCCTTCTTCACCCCGCTGGCGCCGCGCACCGACCTGGTGATGGCCGGGTTCGACGTGGCCGAGCTGCAGGTCGTCGAGCGGTTCGTGCAGGGCATGGTCGAGACGCTGCTGAACTACCGCGACGAGCTCCGCGGATAA
- a CDS encoding tetratricopeptide repeat protein: MRTEPLLSQADDLLARGRAQNAANLLAPIVGRQPENVDAWHRMARAHLAMGDLEAGLRAARAAWHFDPHGPETLFWLSTAATELGRHREAIEAALSACREDPGNPRLHHRLADAQLAAGRVGDALDGLKIAIELAGYDANLHVTYGRALFAAGRPLSARESIGRALALEPGHTGAHRTLALFEIAMESVVDAPSLAQAADEFAQSLRVGPKGRVDERAILARDAIGYAARVSLTWCLIALLVLGVLSATSLVAVPAGLYLVLLCLGALAACGAVVFRSALRRRL, translated from the coding sequence GTGCGAACCGAGCCCCTGCTGTCCCAGGCCGACGACCTCCTCGCCCGTGGTCGTGCGCAGAACGCCGCCAACCTGCTGGCGCCGATCGTCGGGCGCCAGCCCGAGAACGTCGACGCCTGGCACCGGATGGCCCGGGCCCACCTGGCGATGGGCGACCTGGAGGCCGGCCTGCGCGCCGCCCGGGCCGCGTGGCACTTCGACCCGCACGGGCCGGAGACGCTCTTCTGGCTCAGCACCGCGGCGACCGAGCTCGGCCGGCACCGCGAGGCGATCGAGGCCGCGCTGTCCGCCTGCCGCGAGGACCCGGGCAACCCGCGCCTGCACCACCGGCTCGCCGACGCCCAGCTGGCGGCCGGCCGGGTGGGGGACGCCCTGGACGGCCTGAAGATCGCGATCGAGCTGGCCGGCTACGACGCGAACCTGCACGTCACCTACGGCCGGGCGCTGTTCGCGGCGGGTCGCCCGCTGAGCGCCCGCGAGTCGATCGGGCGGGCGCTGGCCCTGGAGCCCGGCCACACCGGCGCGCACCGGACCCTGGCCCTGTTCGAGATCGCGATGGAGTCCGTGGTCGACGCGCCGTCGCTGGCCCAGGCCGCCGACGAGTTCGCCCAGTCGCTGCGGGTCGGTCCCAAGGGTCGCGTCGACGAGCGGGCGATCCTCGCCCGGGACGCCATCGGTTACGCCGCCCGGGTCAGTCTGACCTGGTGCCTGATCGCCCTGCTGGTCCTCGGTGTGCTGAGCGCGACCTCGCTGGTCGCCGTCCCGGCCGGCCTCTACCTGGTGCTGCTCTGCCTCGGCGCCCTCGCCGCCTGCGGCGCGGTGGTCTTCCGGTCCGCTCTCCGCCGCCGGCTTTAG
- a CDS encoding citrate synthase 2: MLTVNPGLAGVVAFDTEIAEPDRDGGSLRYRGVDLRSLAGHVSFGDVWGLLADGDFHRALPPAEPFPIPVRSGDVRVDAQAAVSMLAPHWGLRQLIDVDDVRARDDLARTSVMVLSFVAQAARGPQAAVVPQRLVDAGRNATEQFMIRWQGEPDPRHVAALDRYWVCAAEHGMNASTFTARVVASTGADVPACVSAAIAALSGPLHGGAPARVLGMIEAVERSGDARAYVRSVLDGGRRLMGFGHAVYRAEDPRARILREAAFELGAPRFEVARELELAALAELRERKPDRVLETNVEFWAAVVLDFAGVPAELFSSLFTCARTAGWSAHILEQKRLGKLIRPSADYVGPGSREAADLPGWASAVERNA, from the coding sequence ATGTTGACTGTCAACCCAGGACTTGCCGGTGTCGTCGCGTTCGACACCGAGATCGCTGAACCCGACCGTGACGGCGGGTCGCTCCGGTACCGCGGGGTCGACCTCCGCTCGCTGGCCGGCCACGTCTCCTTCGGCGACGTGTGGGGGCTGCTCGCCGACGGGGACTTCCATCGCGCGCTACCGCCCGCCGAGCCGTTCCCGATCCCGGTGCGCTCCGGCGACGTCCGGGTCGACGCGCAGGCCGCGGTGTCGATGCTCGCGCCGCACTGGGGGCTGCGCCAGCTCATCGACGTCGACGACGTGCGGGCACGGGACGATCTCGCCCGTACGTCGGTGATGGTCCTCTCGTTCGTGGCGCAAGCCGCCCGCGGACCGCAGGCCGCCGTCGTCCCGCAGCGCCTGGTCGACGCGGGACGCAACGCCACCGAGCAGTTCATGATCCGCTGGCAGGGCGAGCCGGATCCGCGGCACGTGGCGGCCCTCGACCGGTACTGGGTGTGTGCCGCCGAGCACGGCATGAACGCGTCCACGTTCACCGCCCGGGTCGTCGCGAGCACCGGTGCGGACGTCCCGGCCTGCGTGTCGGCGGCGATCGCGGCGCTGTCCGGGCCGCTGCACGGCGGCGCGCCGGCCCGGGTGCTCGGCATGATCGAGGCGGTGGAGCGGTCCGGGGACGCGCGGGCCTACGTGCGGAGCGTCCTGGACGGCGGCCGCCGGCTGATGGGTTTCGGTCACGCCGTCTACCGAGCCGAGGACCCGCGGGCCCGGATCCTGCGCGAGGCGGCGTTCGAGCTGGGCGCGCCGCGCTTCGAGGTGGCCCGCGAGTTGGAGCTGGCGGCGCTGGCCGAGTTGCGTGAGCGCAAGCCGGACCGGGTGCTGGAGACGAACGTCGAGTTCTGGGCGGCGGTGGTGCTGGACTTCGCGGGCGTGCCGGCCGAGCTGTTCAGCTCGCTGTTCACGTGCGCGCGGACGGCCGGATGGAGCGCGCACATCCTGGAGCAGAAGCGCCTCGGCAAGCTCATCCGCCCGTCGGCGGACTATGTGGGGCCGGGTTCGCGCGAGGCCGCGGACCTGCCGGGCTGGGCGTCCGCGGTGGAGCGCAACGCATGA